In Eupeodes corollae chromosome 3, idEupCoro1.1, whole genome shotgun sequence, a single genomic region encodes these proteins:
- the LOC129952536 gene encoding SLIT-ROBO Rho GTPase-activating protein 1-like — protein MQANPSAGDNDNETANHIQCLGSIKKLILFNNIRLRLLEQLCSLDVKAESHMCFVNELNTFFRHRTIVESEHSRGLEKILNYLQSNICKSQSSVQWPSQSSYCCWDLLINETWSLANDYSSLSEIYNIDVVYKLQKIQLVYNKYYELLSETHEEILRILRNFYTTITTYNIYKKNQYSSDKLEAIKSRSIYKHFTETSNVDIHKNMLRDLKDIFNSMDLGFGLMVSKAILAHVSSEQKLFKNRLHCLNEEDLSRNAAGVDCKNKSIEQNCDHFSKQNIPKLLRQSNHNNTEGIESLLHFEFELQTQLLNLREKKLRKNLEVIYGILDTREMKTANFVRTKKSMNAYDNGSQIDIKPKTCAVKSLSNSGLSTMIKQIAFKTNANINASESKAKVNLANVQIRPKLFGGSLEEYLKITNEPIPLILRSCIRVIRKYGLHSHGIFRVSGSQIEIMNFRESFERGEDPLVGASDASDMNSVAGVLKLYLRELQEPLFPSKYFGFFISIQHLDSEQEVVGEMRNFFRAISQPVVIVIRFLFGFLNHLSEYSSTNMMDAFNLAISFGPTLMPTPEDKKQVQYQTQLNELIKIIIMNYQEIFPNDLAGPRYHKHGADNYFSDSSNDAAE, from the exons atgcAGGCGAACCCTTCTGCTGGCGACAATGACAATGAGACAGCGAATCATATTCAGTGCCTTGGatctataaagaaattaatattgtttaacA ATATTCGGTTACGGCTGCTAGAGCAATTATGCTCTTTAGATGTCAAAGCAGAATCGCACATGTGTTTCGTCAATGAACTGAATACGTTTTTCCGACATCGCACTATCGTAGAATCGGAGCATAGTCGGGGTCTCGAAAAAATTCTTAACTATTTGCAATCCAATATTTGCAAATCACA gagttCTGTGCAATGGCCGTCTCAAAGTTCTTATTGCTGTTGGGACCTGCTTATTAATGAGACATGGTCCCTAGCCAACGATTACAGTTCTTTATCGGAAATATATAATATCGATGTGgtatataaattacaaaaaattcaacttgTATACAATAag TACTATGAGCTCCTTTCCGAAACACACGAGGAAATATTGCGAATACTTCGGAATTTTTATACAACTATCACaacttataatatttataag AAAAATCAATACTCAAGTGATAAACTAGAAGCCATCAAATCTCGAAGCATATATAAGCATTTCACAGAGACATCGAACGTagatattcataaaaatatgttGAGAGACCTTAAAGatattttcaat aGTATGGATTTAGGTTTTGGTTTAATGGTATCTAAAGCAATCCTTGCTCATGTAAGTTCGGagcaaaagttatttaaaaatagactACACTGTCTTAATGAAGAAGATTTATCTCGAAACGCCGCCGGCGTGGAttgcaaaaacaaatcaatcgaACAAAACTGCgatcatttttcaaaacaaaatattccaaaattaCTTCGCCAATCTAACCATAATAACACTGAAGGAATTGAAAGCTTGTTGCATTTCGAATTTGAGCTTCAAACACAATTGTTAAAcctcagagagaaaaaactacgTAAGAATTTGGAAGTTATTTATGGTATATTAGACACACGAGAAATGAAAACAGCCAATTTTGTAAGAACTAAGAAAAGTATGAATGCATATGATAACGGCAGCCAAATCGATATCAAACCTAAAACCTGTGCGGTGAAAAGCTTATCAAATTCAGGTTTATCAACGATGATTAAACAAATTGCCTTCAAAACTAACGCTAATATAAATGCAAGTGAAAGTAAAGCTAAAGTCAACTTAGCCAATGTCCAGATTCGTCCAAAATTATTTGGAGGATCTcttgaagaatatttaaaaattacaaacgaACCAATTCCTTTGATTTTGAGAAGTTGCATTAGAGTTATTAGGAAGTATG GTCTTCATAGCCATGGCATTTTTCGAGTATCTGGGTCTCAGATTGAGATAATGAATTTTCGTGAAAGCTTTGAACGCGGAGAGGATCCACTGGTTGGGGCTTCAGATGCGTCAGATATGAATTCAGTTGCGGGtgtcttaaaattgtatttgagaGAACTTCAAGAACCTCTATTCCCAAGCAAATACTTTGGTTTTTTCATATCAATCCAAC ATTTAGATTCCGAACAGGAAGTTGTTGGAGAGATGAGAAATTTTTTTAGAGCAATTTCACAACCTGTTGTTATTGTAATTCgctttttgtttgggtttttaaatca ctTGTCTGAATATTCATCTACTAATATGATGGACGCATTCAATTTGGCTATTTCATTCGGCCCCACTTTAATGCCTACTCCGGAAGATAAAAAGCAAGTGCAATACCAAACACAATTAAATGAGTTGATAAAAATCATCATTATGAactatcaagaaatatttccaAATGATCTCGCGGGGCCTCGATATCATAAGCATGGAGCTGACAACTATTTCAG TGATAGCAGTAATGATGCAGCTGAATAA